A section of the Streptomyces sp. V3I8 genome encodes:
- a CDS encoding SCO1431 family membrane protein produces the protein MTTTSVTAGRVRARTGGPKDDGPKIFEHVMGWTFVLVLAMFVTQLGLV, from the coding sequence ATGACCACCACCTCTGTCACCGCCGGACGCGTCCGTGCCCGTACGGGCGGTCCGAAGGACGACGGGCCGAAGATCTTCGAGCACGTCATGGGCTGGACCTTCGTGCTGGTGCTCGCGATGTTCGTGACGCAGCTCGGCCTGGTCTGA